A stretch of the Buchananella sp. 14KM1171 genome encodes the following:
- a CDS encoding family 20 glycosylhydrolase, whose product MQRRVTQRAMGVLAGVAALSLLSTTSAFAEPEERNIALGQQVVASSVETAGKWGPEKAVDGDDGNGGTANQGAADASRWSGRGEANGHLTVTLPPNAVAKRARIQWAGACSTEYQFQYSTDGQTFEPASERVTKTGDGCFKKSIETPLTIPAGVKPTHLRLQSFALRNQWGPSLWEFEIWGTADAPPPPASDIAKVVPLPDSVVAGEGTFTLPANASISFTGGGEFAAKDLAELLRRSTGYDLPISQDGKIKFVLDAAWTEGGDEGYELKVTADGVTAKAKTEAGLFYASRTLLQLLGPWATSTEAVKGPWEVPAQTIVDKPRYEYRGLMVDVVRSFLTKDEMLGIIDQMAHVKLNKLHLHLTDDQAWRVEITNEGRVAGDDIDYTRLTSISGKTAVLTAKWAPISVKADDPVTDGVARVPGIPGFYTKEDIRAIVAYATARNIEVIPEIDGPAHSNAQLHAIPQLNGGGSHPVVPEGQTTPVITNTSVGDANMGARNENTYKFLAHVFGQVTDMMPGKYLHVGGDEPHNISGADYATFMERTMPLIAARGRTPMVWNEAAAHLSKLPNGTVIQYWNGNAQQVRNAILSGRGMKLIMSPATTTYFPQRQTNALGGPSWACGSTPCDLERFYNWDPSLSGPAVGDQHMLGVSAAFWAEHTRGIKDSQFRLYPRLMATAEVAWTPQADRSFEDFVKRMPARGVELNLAGANFYGDPKVTWAKELRGDAKVEADGNLAYLSAPVADVAAATVTVRDAKGQTVPATLVGQAAAARGQDLRRPNDGAVRAVNTTYVVRTEQANLEGPLAVEVVVGGETLRATADVSTTPAPEPSTSASASASASASTSASASTSASASTSASASASTSPSVSTSASASASASATVTATPSTPAVPSTPAQPAPLTIKRLAGADRVATAIEAAKDGGFTPGTALLATGKNYADAVSSGPLAGALKAPLYFSVTATLEPSVLQAMLDSGVKKVYIVGGKNSVSELKAEALRLAGIQVERITGANRVETAVAITHKLTDLGHRPAKFFLASGLSYADALGAGVAAGREKGAVLLTQGAKLPAAVRETLADYKTEPVVVVGGAAAGIMDDSGLAGRNAKLIMGVDRFDTAGKLFTEYAANANKLVIASGTDFADALAAGPRALAGNAGLLLVKSNDVTSATRRALVGAKVDAIDVLGGKRSINDSVLVSLERLLRP is encoded by the coding sequence ATGCAAAGACGAGTCACCCAACGCGCGATGGGGGTGTTGGCAGGCGTTGCCGCATTGAGCCTGCTCTCTACCACCTCCGCTTTTGCTGAGCCGGAGGAGCGGAACATCGCCCTTGGGCAGCAGGTGGTTGCCTCTAGCGTGGAGACGGCGGGCAAGTGGGGGCCCGAGAAGGCCGTGGACGGCGACGATGGTAACGGTGGTACGGCCAACCAGGGCGCTGCGGATGCCTCCCGTTGGTCCGGTCGCGGCGAGGCCAACGGCCACCTGACCGTCACGCTTCCGCCCAACGCGGTGGCCAAGCGTGCGCGCATTCAGTGGGCCGGCGCCTGCTCCACTGAGTACCAGTTCCAGTACTCCACCGACGGGCAGACCTTCGAGCCCGCCTCCGAGCGCGTCACCAAGACCGGGGATGGGTGCTTCAAGAAGTCCATCGAGACCCCGTTGACCATCCCGGCGGGCGTGAAGCCCACCCACCTGCGCCTGCAGTCCTTTGCGCTGCGCAACCAGTGGGGCCCCTCGCTGTGGGAGTTTGAGATCTGGGGCACGGCCGACGCTCCGCCCCCGCCGGCCTCCGACATCGCCAAGGTAGTCCCGCTGCCGGACAGCGTCGTTGCGGGGGAGGGCACCTTCACCCTGCCGGCGAACGCCTCCATTAGCTTCACTGGCGGTGGCGAGTTCGCCGCGAAGGACTTGGCGGAGTTGCTGCGCCGCTCCACCGGCTACGACCTGCCGATCTCCCAGGACGGCAAGATCAAGTTTGTCCTGGACGCCGCCTGGACCGAGGGCGGTGACGAAGGATACGAGCTGAAGGTGACGGCCGACGGGGTGACCGCCAAGGCCAAGACCGAGGCCGGTTTGTTCTACGCCTCCCGCACTCTGCTGCAGCTGCTCGGCCCGTGGGCCACCTCCACCGAGGCCGTGAAGGGCCCGTGGGAGGTGCCCGCCCAGACCATCGTGGACAAGCCGCGCTACGAGTACCGCGGCCTGATGGTTGACGTGGTGCGTTCCTTCCTGACCAAGGACGAGATGCTGGGCATCATCGACCAGATGGCGCACGTCAAGCTGAACAAGCTGCACCTGCACCTGACCGACGACCAGGCCTGGCGCGTGGAGATCACCAACGAGGGCCGCGTGGCTGGCGACGACATCGACTACACGCGCCTGACCTCCATCTCCGGCAAGACCGCCGTGCTCACCGCGAAGTGGGCTCCGATCTCCGTCAAGGCGGACGACCCCGTCACCGACGGCGTGGCGCGCGTGCCCGGCATCCCCGGCTTCTACACGAAGGAAGACATCCGCGCGATCGTCGCCTACGCCACCGCCCGCAACATCGAGGTGATCCCCGAGATCGACGGCCCGGCGCACTCCAACGCCCAGCTGCACGCGATCCCGCAGCTCAACGGCGGCGGCTCCCACCCGGTGGTGCCTGAGGGCCAGACCACTCCGGTCATCACCAACACCTCCGTGGGTGACGCCAACATGGGCGCTCGCAACGAGAACACCTACAAGTTCCTGGCGCACGTCTTTGGCCAGGTCACCGACATGATGCCGGGCAAGTACCTGCACGTCGGTGGCGACGAGCCCCACAACATCTCCGGGGCCGACTACGCCACGTTCATGGAGCGCACCATGCCCCTGATCGCGGCTCGTGGTCGCACCCCGATGGTGTGGAACGAGGCTGCCGCTCACCTGAGCAAGCTGCCCAACGGGACCGTCATCCAGTACTGGAACGGCAACGCGCAGCAGGTGCGCAACGCCATCCTGTCCGGGCGCGGCATGAAGCTGATCATGTCCCCGGCCACCACCACCTACTTCCCGCAGCGGCAGACCAACGCCCTGGGCGGCCCGAGCTGGGCGTGCGGTAGCACCCCGTGCGACCTGGAGCGGTTCTACAACTGGGACCCCTCCCTGTCCGGCCCGGCCGTTGGCGACCAGCACATGCTCGGTGTGAGCGCCGCCTTCTGGGCGGAGCACACCCGTGGCATTAAGGACTCCCAGTTCCGCCTTTACCCCCGCCTCATGGCCACCGCTGAGGTGGCGTGGACGCCGCAGGCCGACCGCAGCTTCGAAGACTTCGTCAAGCGCATGCCGGCTCGCGGTGTGGAGCTGAACCTGGCCGGCGCCAACTTCTACGGCGACCCCAAGGTTACGTGGGCCAAGGAACTGCGCGGCGACGCGAAGGTGGAGGCCGACGGCAACCTGGCCTACCTGAGCGCGCCCGTGGCCGACGTTGCTGCCGCCACGGTCACCGTGCGTGACGCCAAGGGGCAGACTGTGCCCGCCACCCTGGTGGGCCAGGCGGCCGCTGCGCGTGGCCAGGACCTGCGCCGTCCCAACGACGGTGCCGTGCGTGCGGTTAACACCACCTACGTGGTGCGCACCGAGCAGGCCAACCTCGAGGGGCCGCTGGCCGTCGAGGTGGTAGTTGGCGGCGAGACCCTGCGCGCCACGGCCGACGTCTCCACGACGCCGGCGCCGGAGCCGTCCACCTCGGCCTCCGCGAGTGCGTCGGCCTCCGCGTCGACTTCGGCGAGCGCTTCGACTTCGGCCAGCGCGTCGACTTCGGCCAGCGCTTCCGCGTCCACGTCTCCTTCTGTCAGCACCTCCGCGTCCGCTTCGGCCAGCGCGTCGGCCACGGTCACCGCCACCCCGTCCACCCCGGCCGTCCCGTCCACCCCGGCGCAGCCGGCGCCGCTGACCATCAAGCGTCTGGCGGGCGCGGACCGCGTGGCCACGGCGATCGAGGCGGCCAAGGACGGCGGGTTCACCCCTGGCACCGCTCTGCTGGCCACCGGCAAGAACTACGCCGACGCCGTCTCCTCCGGCCCGCTGGCCGGTGCGTTGAAGGCGCCGCTCTACTTCTCGGTGACCGCAACGCTGGAGCCCTCCGTGCTCCAGGCGATGCTGGACTCCGGCGTGAAGAAGGTCTACATCGTCGGCGGCAAGAACTCCGTCAGCGAATTGAAGGCTGAGGCCCTGCGCCTGGCCGGCATCCAGGTCGAGCGAATCACGGGTGCCAACCGCGTCGAGACGGCCGTAGCGATCACCCACAAGCTCACCGACCTTGGCCACCGCCCGGCGAAGTTCTTCCTGGCCTCCGGCCTGTCCTACGCAGACGCGTTGGGCGCGGGCGTGGCGGCCGGGCGTGAGAAGGGTGCGGTCCTGCTCACCCAGGGTGCCAAGCTGCCGGCTGCCGTGCGTGAGACGCTGGCCGACTACAAGACGGAGCCCGTGGTGGTGGTCGGTGGCGCCGCTGCCGGCATCATGGACGACTCCGGCCTGGCGGGCCGCAATGCCAAGCTCATCATGGGCGTGGACCGCTTCGACACCGCTGGCAAGCTGTTCACTGAGTACGCGGCGAACGCGAACAAGCTGGTGATCGCCTCTGGCACGGACTTCGCCGATGCCCTGGCCGCGGGTCCGCGGGCCCTGGCCGGCAACGCGGGTCTGCTGCTGGTCAAGTCCAACGACGTCACCTCCGCCACCCGCCGCGCCCTGGTGGGCGCCAAGGTGGACGCGATCGACGTGCTGGGTGGCAAGCGGTCCATCAACGACAGCGTTCTGGTCAGCCTGGAGCGTCTGCTGCGTCCGTAA
- a CDS encoding DedA family protein, with protein MIFPSLAALTATPTPSPVPAPEAEQLTGIAAWAVNIMETLGGFGAALLIALENLFPPLPSEVILPLAGFTASRGSMSLPAVLAWTTAGSVVGALALYGLGAALGRERTRKIFNKLPLVKIEDVDRTEAWFVKYGKYTVFFGRMIPIFRSLISIPAGVTKMNLWLFTLLTTIGSLIWNSVLVGAGYLLGEQWHVVEVYVGNLSKVVLAIIVIAVIVWVGFQLWNRRKAKGSSSR; from the coding sequence ATGATTTTTCCCAGCCTGGCCGCGCTGACGGCTACCCCCACCCCTAGCCCGGTCCCCGCCCCGGAGGCCGAGCAGCTCACCGGCATCGCGGCGTGGGCGGTCAACATCATGGAGACCCTGGGCGGCTTTGGGGCCGCCCTCCTGATCGCGCTGGAGAATCTGTTCCCGCCCCTGCCCAGCGAGGTAATCCTGCCGCTGGCCGGTTTCACCGCCTCCCGCGGCTCCATGTCCCTACCCGCCGTGCTGGCGTGGACCACCGCCGGCAGCGTTGTGGGCGCCCTGGCGCTTTACGGATTGGGGGCGGCGCTGGGCCGCGAGCGAACTCGTAAAATATTTAACAAGTTGCCTTTGGTGAAGATTGAGGATGTGGACCGCACCGAGGCCTGGTTCGTGAAATACGGTAAGTACACCGTTTTCTTTGGCCGCATGATTCCGATCTTCCGCTCGCTCATTTCCATCCCTGCGGGCGTTACGAAGATGAACCTCTGGCTGTTCACCCTGCTGACAACGATTGGCTCCCTCATTTGGAACAGCGTCCTTGTGGGGGCGGGTTACCTGTTAGGCGAGCAGTGGCACGTAGTCGAGGTCTATGTAGGAAACTTGTCGAAAGTTGTCCTCGCCATTATCGTTATTGCGGTAATCGTTTGGGTCGGATTCCAGTTATGGAACCGCCGGAAGGCGAAGGGGTCTTCCTCGCGTTGA
- a CDS encoding cytochrome c biogenesis CcdA family protein — protein MTASVAGAFAGGVLTLLAPCSALLLPAFFAYAFSSPRLLVARTGIFYLGLLATLVPLGTAAGGLGLALRSHAGAINNVGSLALVLLGAAMALGFSFGLPGARRLAKRHEAEAAASGAQGGGGGGAATSAAVFLLGALYGLAGAGCAGPILGGVLFLVGLGGQPSYGALLLAIYGAGMALPLLLMAVAWRRFEPFARRWLRPKPVKVLGRSTTRGQVITGVVMMALGGLLFFSRGTTLLPGLVDTGHLIDLESNVAASLTPLPNWLVLALLVAVTVLLVLLSHPRGGRVGAAAGRAGGAGRDSAAGCAGGAGRAGAAGVGADAPAQAGGSADGPAEGADGPTGADRGRSYSIARSQISLKGGEGNS, from the coding sequence GTGACGGCCTCCGTCGCGGGCGCCTTTGCCGGCGGGGTGCTGACCCTGCTTGCCCCCTGTTCCGCCCTGCTGCTGCCCGCGTTCTTCGCGTACGCGTTTTCTTCCCCGCGCCTGCTGGTGGCGCGCACCGGGATCTTCTACCTGGGCCTGCTGGCCACCCTGGTGCCGCTGGGCACCGCAGCGGGCGGTCTGGGCCTGGCCCTGCGCAGCCACGCGGGCGCTATCAACAACGTCGGCTCCCTGGCCCTAGTGCTGCTGGGCGCGGCGATGGCCCTCGGGTTTAGCTTCGGGCTGCCCGGCGCGCGCAGGCTGGCCAAGCGCCACGAGGCTGAGGCCGCCGCTAGCGGCGCCCAGGGCGGTGGGGGCGGTGGCGCGGCGACGTCGGCCGCCGTGTTCCTGCTGGGCGCCCTCTACGGCCTGGCGGGCGCGGGTTGTGCCGGCCCGATCCTGGGCGGCGTGCTGTTCCTGGTGGGCCTGGGCGGGCAGCCCAGTTACGGCGCGCTGCTGCTGGCAATCTACGGGGCCGGCATGGCCCTGCCGCTGCTGCTGATGGCGGTGGCGTGGCGGCGCTTTGAGCCGTTCGCCCGCCGCTGGCTGCGCCCCAAGCCCGTTAAGGTGCTGGGCCGCTCCACCACGCGGGGCCAGGTGATCACCGGTGTGGTCATGATGGCACTGGGTGGTCTGCTGTTTTTCTCCCGGGGGACGACGCTGCTGCCCGGCCTGGTGGATACCGGGCACCTGATTGACCTGGAGAGCAACGTGGCGGCCTCCCTCACTCCGCTGCCGAACTGGCTGGTGCTGGCGCTGCTGGTGGCGGTCACGGTGCTGCTGGTCCTACTCTCACACCCGCGCGGGGGGCGAGTCGGCGCTGCCGCAGGGCGCGCTGGTGGCGCAGGGCGCGACAGTGCGGCGGGGTGTGCTGGTGGCGCGGGGCGCGCTGGTGCGGCTGGCGTCGGGGCTGATGCGCCGGCTCAGGCCGGCGGGAGCGCCGATGGTCCAGCCGAGGGCGCTGACGGGCCCACCGGGGCGGATAGGGGGCGCAGCTACTCCATCGCCCGCAGCCAAATCTCGCTCAAAGGTGGGGAAGGCAACAGTTAA
- a CDS encoding DsbA family protein, with product MSKPEKPVTRPADEQEAVMAWEDKPAFAGSAAVAAPAKSSSPLIAALLTVIALLLAVVIYLVMAQGRAEAPAGAQAGPTAGAQAQPGGQEAQGGEGQQAQAQPQEMPSFAPSLTDPKALEALRGEPRRQEGDPFALGKVDAPVVLIEYADFACPFCTRWAQNTKPELMRLVEDGTLRIEWRNLPVLGPESQLAAQGAVAAGNQGMFWEFYDHLFGTADPNSHPSYSVESLVAAATAIGIPDIAKFTADLTSQATVDAVQAELQHANQALGAASTPLFVINDTAVAGAYPTEFFLETIRYQLLAAQQ from the coding sequence ATGTCTAAGCCTGAGAAGCCCGTGACCCGCCCCGCCGACGAGCAGGAGGCGGTGATGGCCTGGGAGGATAAGCCGGCTTTCGCCGGTTCTGCCGCTGTGGCCGCGCCCGCCAAGTCCAGTTCGCCGCTGATCGCCGCGCTGCTGACCGTGATCGCGCTGCTGCTGGCCGTGGTGATCTACCTGGTGATGGCCCAGGGCCGCGCTGAGGCCCCGGCGGGCGCCCAGGCTGGTCCCACCGCCGGCGCGCAGGCGCAGCCGGGCGGGCAGGAGGCGCAGGGCGGCGAGGGGCAGCAGGCTCAGGCCCAGCCGCAGGAGATGCCCTCCTTCGCGCCCTCCCTGACGGACCCGAAGGCGCTGGAGGCTCTGCGCGGTGAGCCGCGCCGCCAGGAGGGTGACCCGTTCGCGCTGGGCAAGGTGGACGCCCCGGTGGTGCTGATCGAGTACGCGGACTTCGCGTGCCCGTTCTGCACCCGCTGGGCGCAGAACACCAAGCCGGAGCTGATGCGACTGGTGGAGGACGGCACTTTGCGCATCGAGTGGCGCAACCTGCCGGTGCTGGGCCCGGAGTCTCAGCTGGCCGCGCAGGGCGCGGTGGCCGCCGGTAACCAGGGCATGTTCTGGGAGTTCTACGACCACCTGTTCGGCACTGCGGACCCGAACTCTCACCCGTCTTACTCCGTGGAGTCGCTGGTGGCGGCTGCCACCGCTATCGGCATCCCGGACATCGCCAAGTTCACCGCCGACCTGACCTCTCAGGCCACGGTGGACGCCGTGCAGGCGGAGCTGCAGCACGCCAACCAGGCGCTTGGCGCGGCCTCCACCCCGCTGTTCGTCATCAACGACACGGCCGTGGCCGGGGCCTACCCGACGGAGTTCTTCCTGGAGACCATCCGCTACCAGCTCCTGGCTGCTCAGCAGTGA
- the purB gene encoding adenylosuccinate lyase, giving the protein MTPASPTHVADFPSNRVNLAELPLALGPLDGRYRAVAAPLVDHLSEAALNRARVHVEVEWLIHLTDGGFLPGAPRLNMQEKAYLRSLVATFDESTVAELAEIEAETRHDVKAIEYLIKRRLDAAPATLGESTVLPHVREIVHIFCTSEDINNLSYALTLRTAIAEVWLPAARKMVDALAAMAHEHAEAPMLARTHGQPATPTTLGRELAVLAHRLRRQLARVERAEYLGKINGATGTYGAHSISVPEADWDAIARAFVEGLGLTWNPLTTQIESHDFQAELYSDVARFNRVLHNLATDVWTYVSLGYFKQNLAAQGSTGSSTMPHKVNPIRFENAEANLEISCALLDSLSATLVTSRLQRDLTDSTTQRNIGVALGHSLLAIDNVTRGLAGLDVNHAAMEADLDGAWEVLGEAVQQAMRAAEVAGATGMENPYERLKELTRGRSVDGAAMREFISGLGMPAHVEERLLALTPATYTGLAAQLVERHLAK; this is encoded by the coding sequence ATGACTCCAGCTAGCCCCACGCACGTTGCAGATTTCCCCTCTAACCGCGTCAACTTGGCCGAGCTCCCGCTGGCCCTCGGCCCCCTGGATGGCCGCTACCGTGCCGTGGCGGCGCCGCTGGTGGACCACCTGTCTGAGGCCGCGCTGAACCGTGCGCGGGTGCACGTGGAGGTGGAGTGGCTGATTCACCTGACGGACGGCGGCTTCCTGCCGGGTGCGCCGCGCCTGAACATGCAGGAGAAGGCCTACCTGCGTTCCCTGGTGGCCACGTTCGACGAGTCGACGGTGGCGGAGCTGGCGGAGATCGAGGCGGAGACCCGCCACGACGTGAAGGCCATCGAGTACCTGATCAAGCGTCGCCTGGACGCCGCGCCGGCCACGCTGGGTGAGTCGACGGTGCTGCCGCACGTGCGGGAGATCGTGCACATCTTCTGCACCTCTGAGGACATCAACAACCTGTCCTACGCGCTGACCCTGCGCACCGCGATCGCGGAGGTGTGGCTGCCGGCGGCCCGCAAGATGGTCGACGCCCTGGCCGCCATGGCCCACGAGCACGCTGAGGCCCCGATGCTGGCGCGCACCCACGGCCAGCCGGCCACCCCGACCACGCTGGGCCGCGAGCTGGCCGTGCTGGCCCACCGTCTGCGCCGCCAGTTGGCGCGCGTGGAGCGGGCGGAGTACCTGGGCAAGATCAACGGCGCCACCGGCACGTACGGGGCGCACTCGATCTCCGTGCCGGAGGCGGACTGGGACGCGATCGCCCGCGCCTTCGTGGAGGGCCTGGGCCTGACGTGGAACCCGCTGACCACGCAGATCGAGTCCCACGACTTCCAGGCGGAGCTCTACAGCGACGTGGCCCGCTTCAACCGCGTGCTGCACAACCTGGCCACGGACGTGTGGACCTACGTTTCGCTGGGCTACTTCAAGCAAAACCTGGCGGCGCAGGGCTCGACGGGCTCGTCCACGATGCCGCACAAGGTCAACCCGATTCGCTTCGAGAACGCGGAGGCGAACCTGGAGATCTCTTGCGCGCTGCTGGATTCGCTGTCGGCCACCCTGGTGACCTCGCGGCTGCAGCGTGACCTGACGGATTCGACCACGCAGCGCAACATCGGCGTGGCGCTGGGGCACTCGCTGCTGGCGATCGACAACGTCACGCGGGGCCTGGCGGGCCTGGACGTGAACCACGCGGCCATGGAGGCGGACCTGGACGGCGCGTGGGAGGTTTTGGGCGAGGCGGTGCAGCAGGCGATGCGCGCCGCCGAGGTGGCCGGCGCCACCGGCATGGAGAACCCGTACGAGCGCCTGAAGGAGCTCACCCGCGGCCGCAGCGTGGACGGAGCGGCGATGCGCGAGTTCATCTCCGGCCTGGGCATGCCCGCCCACGTGGAGGAGCGCCTGCTGGCCCTGACTCCGGCCACCTACACGGGCCTGGCCGCGCAGCTGGTGGAGCGCCACCTGGCAAAGTAG
- a CDS encoding phage holin family protein, translating into MKFLIRVVGNAAGLWLADRLIDGVSVAQHSSATDQLLTYGLIAAVLTLFHTILKGPLRFLSFPLYILTFGLFALVINAALLGLTAKVTSGRFDLAISGFWPAVGAALIIAVISAVVQGIIRPATSVARR; encoded by the coding sequence ATGAAGTTCCTGATTCGCGTTGTAGGTAACGCGGCCGGGCTGTGGCTAGCAGACCGCCTGATCGACGGCGTGAGCGTGGCCCAGCATTCCTCGGCCACCGACCAGCTGCTCACCTACGGCCTGATTGCGGCCGTACTCACCCTGTTCCACACCATCTTGAAGGGGCCGTTGCGCTTCCTGTCCTTCCCGCTCTACATCCTCACCTTCGGCCTGTTCGCGTTGGTGATCAACGCCGCCCTGCTGGGCCTGACCGCCAAGGTCACCAGCGGCCGTTTCGACCTGGCGATCTCCGGCTTCTGGCCCGCAGTTGGGGCCGCGCTGATCATCGCGGTCATCTCCGCAGTGGTGCAGGGCATCATTCGTCCGGCCACCTCGGTGGCACGTCGCTGA
- the hisC gene encoding histidinol-phosphate transaminase has product MPNLDASAVQIRAAIRALPAYVPGARAQGAVKLSSNENPFPPSPAVVAAIAAAAGGVNRYPDMAARELVEELAQRLGVEPAQIVAGNGSVAVLAHVLAAVCESGTPSDVVMPWRSFEAYPITVEIAGGRCVQVPLTADHRHDIHALAAAVRPSTKALLVCSPNNPTGSLVTRAELEWLLSNVPSSVLVILDEAYLEFARAGSGGGVASGAGSSEAQAVVADVPGGRSEGAAGGTSAHDVHDGISLIERYPNLVVLRTFSKAYALAGARVGYAVASSEVAGAIRATSTPFGVNSLAVAAARAALAEEERMRAQVTELVAERERVAAALARAGWSVAESRANFVWLSAAEQDTAVVLERCRAGNVLVRPFPEGVRISIGTRAENDALLAALGQR; this is encoded by the coding sequence ATGCCCAACCTCGATGCTTCCGCCGTCCAGATCCGAGCCGCTATTCGCGCGCTGCCCGCGTACGTGCCCGGTGCGCGCGCCCAGGGGGCGGTCAAGCTGTCCAGCAACGAGAACCCGTTCCCGCCCAGCCCGGCGGTGGTCGCGGCTATCGCGGCGGCGGCTGGCGGCGTGAACCGCTACCCGGACATGGCGGCCCGGGAACTGGTGGAGGAGCTGGCGCAGCGCCTGGGGGTGGAGCCGGCCCAGATCGTCGCTGGTAACGGGTCCGTGGCCGTGCTGGCGCACGTGCTGGCTGCGGTGTGCGAGTCCGGCACCCCCAGCGACGTGGTGATGCCGTGGCGCTCGTTCGAGGCCTACCCGATCACGGTGGAGATCGCCGGCGGGCGCTGCGTGCAGGTGCCGCTGACCGCCGACCACCGCCACGACATCCATGCCCTGGCCGCCGCCGTGCGCCCCAGCACGAAGGCGCTTTTGGTCTGCTCGCCCAACAATCCGACCGGGTCCCTGGTAACCCGGGCGGAGCTGGAGTGGCTGCTGAGTAACGTGCCGAGCAGTGTGCTGGTGATCCTGGACGAGGCCTACCTGGAGTTCGCCCGCGCCGGTAGCGGTGGCGGCGTGGCTAGCGGCGCCGGTAGCTCCGAGGCGCAGGCCGTGGTGGCCGACGTTCCCGGCGGCCGCAGTGAGGGGGCGGCGGGCGGAACGTCGGCCCACGACGTCCATGACGGCATCTCGCTCATCGAGCGTTACCCGAACCTGGTGGTGCTGCGTACTTTCTCCAAGGCCTACGCCCTGGCCGGGGCGCGCGTGGGTTACGCGGTGGCTAGCTCGGAGGTGGCCGGCGCGATCCGCGCCACCTCCACGCCCTTCGGGGTGAACTCCCTGGCCGTGGCCGCCGCGCGCGCTGCCCTGGCGGAGGAGGAGCGCATGCGGGCGCAGGTGACCGAGCTCGTGGCGGAGCGCGAGCGGGTGGCCGCTGCCCTGGCCCGGGCCGGTTGGAGCGTGGCGGAGTCGCGCGCCAACTTCGTGTGGCTGAGCGCTGCGGAGCAGGACACGGCGGTGGTGCTGGAGCGCTGCCGGGCCGGAAACGTGCTGGTGCGTCCCTTCCCGGAGGGCGTGCGCATTTCCATCGGGACGCGGGCGGAGAACGACGCGCTCCTGGCGGCCCTGGGCCAGCGCTAA